The following are encoded together in the Drosophila sechellia strain sech25 chromosome 3R, ASM438219v1, whole genome shotgun sequence genome:
- the LOC6607571 gene encoding zinc carboxypeptidase gives MEKFYTDFNPRRIKMLPKGWTPKHWLLLLLVFCICVIQESKAASFCTKADQCALDEGIKKVADTVQARYDHTRIYQVELATEEHVRLFQALEQASDSCSFMGHARQPDQKLTIMVTGAKVADFDDLVHTYNVTHRVLNYNFQALIDANYLEVAPEDTKPEEFDWKRYHPLESINAWLKKLAETHPEVLLVELGVSAQGRPILGVQISFDSENRTTVFVESGIHAREWIAPATATYIIDQLVNSKDPAVQALARSHRWYIFPTVNPDGYQYTFKGDRMWRKNRASFGICRGVDLNRNFPFHWNVTGASGDPCRYDYSGPSAASELETRWMIEFIKFHVEMERIRTFISLHSYSQMIMFPYGHSAERVDNYHDLADIGRLAAKKIREVSGRIYKSGSIYETIYPSSGGSKDWAHGELKIPITFSYELRGPADSEDLFILSAKEIEPTAVEAFASIQTIVREAGKRGYYQ, from the coding sequence atggaaaaattttaTACCGATTTCAACCCTCGGCGAATAAAGATGTTACCCAAAGGATGGACACCAAAGCAttggctgctcctcctgctcgtTTTCTGCATCTGTGTCATCCAGGAATCCAAGGCAGCAAGTTTCTGCACCAAAGCCGATCAATGTGCTTTGGATGAGGGGATCAAGAAAGTGGCGGATACGGTTCAAGCCCGCTACGATCACACCCGCATCTACCAAGTTGAACTGGCCACTGAGGAGCATGTGCGTCTCTTTCAGGCTCTTGAGCAGGCCAGCGATTCCTGCTCCTTCATGGGTCATGCCCGACAACCGGATCAAAAGCTTACCATTATGGTAACGGGTGCCAAGGTGGCCGACTTCGATGACCTGGTGCACACTTACAATGTGACCCATCGGGTGCTGAACTACAACTTCCAGGCTCTGATCGATGCCAACTATCTCGAGGTGGCCCCAGAAGATACAAAGCCCGAGGAATTCGACTGGAAACGCTATCATCCGCTGGAGAGTATCAACGCCTGGCTGAAGAAACTAGCGGAAACGCATCCCGAAGTGCTTTTAGTGGAATTGGGCGTTAGCGCCCAGGGAAGGCCCATCCTAGGTGTGCAAATCTCCTTCGACTCTGAGAATCGAACCACGGTCTTCGTGGAGAGTGGCATCCATGCACGCGAATGGATAGCTCCGGCCACGGCTACATACATCATCGACCAGCTGGTGAACTCCAAGGATCCAGCTGTCCAGGCACTGGCTCGCTCCCATAGGTGGTACATCTTCCCCACCGTTAACCCTGATGGATATCAGTATACCTTCAAGGGCGATCGCATGTGGCGCAAAAATCGTGCTTCCTTTGGCATTTGCCGTGGTGTGGATCTCAACCGGAACTTCCCATTCCATTGGAACGTCACCGGAGCCAGTGGAGATCCCTGCCGATACGACTACTCGGGACCATCGGCTGCAAGTGAGCTGGAAACTCGATGGATGATCGAGTTCATAAAGTTTCACGTCGAAATGGAGCGCATACGTACCTTTATATCGCTGCACAGCTACTCCCAGATGATCATGTTTCCCTACGGACACAGTGCCGAGCGTGTGGACAACTATCACGATCTGGCTGATATTGGTAGGCTGGCTGCCAAGAAGATTAGGGAAGTGAGCGGCAGGATATACAAGAGTGGCAGCATCTACGAGACCATCTATCCCTCTTCAGGTGGCTCAAAGGATTGGGCTCATGGCGAGCTCAAGATACCGATTACCTTCTCCTACGAGCTACGTGGACCCGCGGACAGCGAGGATCTGTTCATTTTGTCCGCCAAGGAGATCGAACCCACCGCTGTCGAGGCCTTCGCATCCATCCAAACGATCGTGCGGGAGGCAGGCAAACGTGGCTATTACCAGTGA
- the LOC6607565 gene encoding DNA polymerase epsilon catalytic subunit A, whose protein sequence is MADSGKGKVLQNTGKFVSENRTEGDDFFNEAGYRQSRENDKIDSKYGFDRVKDSQERTGYLINMHSNEVLDEDRRLIAALDLFFIQMDGSRFKCTVAYQPYLLIRPEDNMHLEVARFLGRKYSGQISALEHITKEDLDLPNHLSGLQQQYIKLSFLNQTAMTKVRRELMSAVKRNQERQKSNTYYMQMLATSLAQSSAGSEDATLGKRQQDYMDCIVDIREHDVPYHVRVSIDLRIFCGQWYNIRCRSGVEMPSITCRPDILDRPEPVVLAFDIETTKLPLKFPDAQTDQVMMISYMIDGQGYLITNREIISSNVDDFEYTPKPEFEGNFIVFNEENEMQLLQRFFDHIMEVRPHIIVTYNGDFFDWPFVETRAAAYDLDMKQEIGFSKLRDGNYLSRPAIHMDCLCWVKRDSYLPVGSQGLKAVAKAKLRYDPVELDPEDMCRMAVEQPQVLANYSVSDAVATYYLYMKYVHPFIFALNTIIPMEPDEILRKGSGTLCETLLMVEAYHAQIVYPNKHQSELNKLSNEGHVLDSETYVGGHVEALESGVFRADIPCRFRLDPAMVKQLQEQVDAVLRHAIEVEEGIPLEKVLNLDEVRQEIVQGLQGLHDIPNRLEQPVIYHLDVGAMYPNIILTNRLQPSAMVSDLDCAACDFNKPGVRCKRSMDWLWRGEMLPASRNEFQRIQQQLETEKFPPLFPGGPQRAFHELSKEDQAAYEKKRLTDYCRKAYKKTKLTKLETRTSTICQKENSFYVDTVRAFRDRRYEYKGLTKVAKASVNAAVASGDAAEIKAAKGREVLYDSLQLAHKCILNSFYGYVMRRGARWHSMPMAGIVCLTGSNIITKAREIIERVGRPLELDTDGIWCILPGSFPQEFTIHTSHEKKKKINISYPNAVLNTMVKDHFTNDQYHELRKDKENNLPMYDIRDENSIFFEVDGPYLAMVLPAAKEEGKKLKKRYAVFNFDGSLAELKGFEVKRRGELQLIKNFQSSVFEAFLAGSTLEECYASVAKVADYWLDVLYSRGSNLPDSELFELISENKSMSKKLEEYGAQKSTSISTAKRLAEFLGEQMVKDAGLACKYIISKKPEGAPVTERAIPLAIFQSEPSVRRHHLRRWLKDNTMGDADIRDVLDWNYYIERLGGTIQKIITIPAALQGLANPVPRVQHPDWLHKKMLEKNDVLKQRRINEMFTSRPKPKPLATEEDKLADMEDLAGKDGGEGAAGCPIVTKRKRVQLEEHDEEEAQPQATSWRQALGAPPPIGETRKTIVEWVRFQKKKWKWQQDQRQRNRQASKRTRGEDPPVVRATGSTATLGGFLRRAQRTLLDQPWQIVQLVPVDDLGHFTVWALIGEELHKIKLTVPRIFYVNQRSAAPPEEGQLWRKVNRVLPRSRPVFNLYRYSVPEQLFRDNSLGMLADLATPDIEGIYETQMTLEFRALMDMGCICGVQREEARRLAQLATKDLETFSIEQLEQRPQTQVKYLASANNRLRKIYLYQHNTPTAKKEIWSLILMPSKKAYIFALDTVRANQMPTMRQLYTAERLALLKNLTAEEQDKIPVEDYTFEVLIEVDVKQIYRHMQRALTTYKQEHQGPTILCLQTALAARKLSLAMPILLEFPQAQIHISDDASLLSGLDWQRQGSRAVIRHFLNLNNVLDLMLDQCRYFHVPIGNMPPDTVLFGADLFFARLLQRHNFVLWWSASTRPDLGGREADDSRLLAEFEESISVVQNKAGFYPDVCVELALDSLAVSALLQSIRIQEMEGASSAITFDVMPQVSLEEMIGTVPAATLPSYDETALCSAAFRVMRSMVNGWLREVSINRNIFSDFQIVHFYRWVRSSNALLYDPALRRSLNNLMRKMFLRIIAEFKRLGATIIYADFNRIILSTGKKTVSDALGYVDYIVQSLRNKEMFHSIQLSFEQCWNFMLWMDQANFSGIRGKLPKGIDETVSSIVSTTMIRDSERNQDDEEDEEEDSENRDPVEGNEAEPDQEDELSLELNWTIGEHLPDENECREKFESLLTLFMQSLAEKKTTEQAIKYISHCAFDFILKLHKNYGKGKPSPGLELIRTLIKALSVDKTLAEQINELRRNMLRLVGIGEFSDLAEWEDPCDSHIINEVICKACNHCRDLDLCKDKHRAMKDGVPVWLCAQCYVAYDNEEIEMRMLDALQRKMMSYVLQDLRCSRCSEIKHENLAEFCTCAGNFVPLISGKDIQTLLGTFSKVAANHKMQLLQQTVHQALTTPR, encoded by the exons ATGGCAGACTCCGGCAAAGGCAAAGTGCTGCAGAATACGGGTAAATTCGTCAGCGAGAATCGCACAGAAGG GGACGACTTCTTCAATGAGGCGGGTTATCGTCAATCCCGGGAGAACGACAAAATCGACTCGAAATATGGCTTCGATCGGGTTAAAGACAGCCAGGAGCGGACGGGCTACCTCATCAACATGCATTCG AACGAGGTTTTGGATGAGGACAGAAGACTGATTGCTGCCTTGGACCTGTTCTTCATCCAAATGGATGGTTCCCGCTTCAAATGCACGGTGGCCTATCAGCCGTATTTGCTCATCCGACCGGAAGACAATATGCATCTGGAAGTGGCGCGATTTCTGGGTCGCAAGTATTCCGGTCAGATTTCCGCACTGGAGCACATTACCAAGGAGGATTTGGATCTGCCTAATCATCTATCCGGCTTGCAGCAGCAGTACATTAAGCTATCGTTCCTCAATCAGACAGCCATGACCAAGGTTAGAAGGGAACTCATGTCCGCGGTGAAGAGAAATCAGGAGCGGCAGAAATCCAACACATACTACATGCAAATGCTGGCCACCTCGCTGGCCCAATCCTCCGCTGGTTCCGAGGATGCCACATTGGGCAAGAGGCAGCAGGATTATATGGATTGCATAGTGGACATCAGGGAGCACGATGTGCCCTACCACGTCAGAGTGTCCATCGATCTGCGCATCTTCTGTGGACAGTGGTACAATATCAGGTGCAGAAGTGGAGTGGAAATGCCCAGCATCACCTGCCGACCGGATATCCTGGATAGACCCGAGCCGGTAGTCCTGGCCTTCGATATAGAAACCACTAAGCTGCCCCTTAAGTTTCCCGATGCCCAGACGGATCAGGTTATGATGATCTCGTACATGATCGATGGTCAGGGTTACTTGATAACCAACCGCGAGATTATATCCTCCAATGTGGACGACTTTGAGTACACTCCCAAGCCGGAATTCGAGGGCAACTTTATAGTATTCAATGAAGAGAACGAGATGCAGCTGCTCCAGCGCTTCTTCGATCACATCATGGAGGTGCGTCCCCACATCATTGTTACATACAACGGTGACTTCTTCGACTGGCCCTTTGTGGAGACGCGTGCTGCAGCTTACGATCTGGACATGAAGCAAGAGATTGGCTTCTCCAAGCTCCGGGATGGCAACTACCTAAGTCGTCCGGCCATACACATGGATTGCCTTTGTTGGGTGAAGCGAGATTCATATTTGCCCGTTGGATCTCAAGGCTTAAAGGCGGTGGCCAAGGCTAAATTGCGTTATGATCCTGTGGAACTGGATCCGGAGGACATGTGCCGCATGGCCGTGGAGCAGCCCCAAGTGCTGGCCAATTACTCTGTATCCGATGCGGTGGCCACATACTATCTGTACATGAAGTATGTACATCCATTTATCTTCGCTCTGAATACGATTATTCCCATGGAACCCGATGAGATCCTAAGAAAGGGTTCCGGCACACTCTGTGAAACGTTGCTGATGGTGGAGGCTTACCACGCCCAGATTGTGTATCCCAACAAGCATCAGAGTGAGCTGAACAAGCTCTCCAACGAGGGACACGTCCTGGATTCGGAAACCTATGTGGGTGGCCATGTGGAGGCTCTGGAATCGGGTGTGTTCCGGGCGGACATCCCATGCCGTTTTCGTCTAGATCCTGCTATGGTTAAGCAACTGCAGGAGCAGGTTGATGCGGTGCTGCGACATGCTATCGAAGTGGAGGAGGGCATTCCGCTCGAGAAGGTCTTGAATCTGGATGAAGTGCGGCAGGAGATTGTGCAGGGGCTACAGGGTCTGCACGATATCCCCAATCGCTTGGAGCAGCCGGTCATCTATCACTTGGATGTGGGTGCCATGTACCCCAACATTATCTTGACCAATCGCCTGCAGCCTTCGGCCATGGTTAGTGACCTAGATTGTGCCGCCTGTGACTTCAACAAGCCAGGAGTTCGGTGCAAACGTTCCATGGATTGGCTGTGGCGCGGCGAGATGTTGCCCGCCTCCAGAAACGAGTTTCAGCGCAttcagcagcagctggagaCTGAAAAGTTTCCACCTCTTTTCCCTGGCGGACCACAGCGAGCCTTTCACGAGCTCTCCAAAGAGGATCAGGCGGCGTACGAGAAGAAACGTCTCACGGATTACTGCCGCAAGGCTTACAAGAAGACCAAGCTAACCAAATTGGAAACGCGCACTTCGACCATCTGCCAGAAGGAGAACAGCTTCTATGTGGACACGGTGCGAGCTTTCCGCGATCGTCGCTACGAGTACAAAGGACTAACCAAAGTGGCAAAAGCATCGGTGAACGCTGCTGTGGCTTCGGGAGACGCGGCAGAGATCAAGGCAGCCAAGGGCAGGGAGGTGCTCTACGATTCCCTGCAGTTGGCCCACAAGTGCATCCTGAACTCCTTCTACGGCTATGTGATGAGGAGAGGAGCCCGTTGGCATTCCATGCCTATGGCCGGTATTGTGTGCCTCACTGGCTCGAATATCATCACCAAGGCGAGGGAAATCATCGAGCGAGTTGGCCGACCACTCGAATTGGACACTGATGGTATATGGTGCATATTGCCTGGCTCCTTTCCCCAGGAGTTTACCATTCACACGAGCCAtgagaagaaaaagaagatcAACATATCATATCCGAATGCTGTGCTAAACACTATGGTTAAGGATCATTTTACCAACGATCAGTACCACGAGTTGAGGAAGGATAAGGAGAATAATCTACCCATGTACGATATTCGAGATGAGAACTCTATATTCTTTGAGGTGGATGGACCCTACCTTGCCATGGTATTACCCGCTGCCAAAGAGGAGGGCAAGAAGCTGAAGAAAAGATATGCCGTCTTTAATTTCGATGGCTCACTGGCGGAGCTCAAGGGATTCGAGGTGAAGCGACGCGGTGAACTGCAGCTGATCAAAAATTTCCAGAGTTCGGTCTTCGAAGCTTTCCTCGCTGGCAGCACACTTGAGGAATGCTATGCATCCGTGGCCAAGGTGGCGGATTACTGGCTGGATGTACTCTACAGCAGAGGATCAAATCTGCCCGACTCGGAGCTATTCGAACTTATTTCGGAGAACAAGAGCATGTCCAAGAAGCTTGAGGAGTATGGCGCCCAAAAGAGTACGTCCATCTCCACGGCCAAGCGACTGGCTGAGTTCCTGGGCGAACAGATGGTAAAGGATGCGGGTCTGGCTTGCAAgtatattatttcaaaaaaaccCGAAGGCGCACCCGTCACCGAGAGAGCTATTCCCTTGGCCATTTTCCAATCCGAACCGAGTGTGAGGCGTCATCACCTGCGTCGCTGGCTTAAGGACAACACCATGGGCGATGCGGACATACGCGATGTGCTCGACTGGAACTACTACATAGAAAGATTGGGTGGCACTATCCAGAAGATCATCACTATACCGGCGGCACTGCAGGGACTGGCCAATCCTGTGCCCAGAGTCCAGCATCCGGATTGGTTGCACAAGAAAATGCTGGAGAAGAACGATGTGCTAAAGCAGCGGCGCATCAATGAGATGTTCACCAGCAGACCCAAGCCGAAACCTCTGGCTACAGAGGAGGACAAGCTGGCGGATATGGAAGATTTGGCTGGCAAAGATGGTGGAGAGGGTGCTGCAGGCTGTCCGATAGTCACCAAGAGAAAGAGAGTCCAGCTGGAGGAGCACGATGAGGAGGAGGCACAGCCACAGGCCACGTCTTGGCGTCAGGCCTTGGGCGCTCCACCGCCCATCGGAGAAACCAGAAAGACCATCGTTGAGTGGGTAAGATTTCAGAagaagaaatggaaatggcagcAGGATCAGCGCCAGCGTAATCGCCAGGCGAGCAAGCGAACTAGAGGCGAGGATCCGCCGGTCGTCAGAGCAACAGGATCCACAGCTACACTGGGCGGATTCCTCAGACGAGCACAACGCACCCTGCTGGACCAGCCGTGGCAGATCGTGCAATTGGTACCCGTCGATGATCTGGGCCACTTCACAGTGTGGGCCTTAATCGGCGAAGAGTTGCACAAGATCAAGTTGACGGTACCGAGGATTTTCTATGTAAATCAGCGAAGTGCTGCTCCTCCAGAGGAGGGTCAACTTTGGCGCAAGGTCAACCGAGTTCTGCCACGATCCAGACCTGTTTTCAATCTCTACCGATATAGTGTGCCCGAACAGCTCTTCCGGGATAACTCTCTGGGCATGCTGGCGGATCTGGCGACGCCCGACATCGAGGGCATATACGAAACGCAGATGACGTTGGAATTTCGAGCCCTCATGGACATGGGCTGCATTTGCGGCGTCCAGCGCGAGGAGGCACGTCGCTTGGCACAATTGGCCACCAAGGATCTGGAAACCTTTAGCATCgagcagctggagcagcgGCCGCAAACTCAGGTCAAATATCTGGCGAGCGCCAACAACCGGTTGCGCAAGATCTACTTGTACCAGCATAACACGCCGACGGCCAAGAAGGAGATCTGGTCACTGATTCTGATGCCCAGCAAGAAGGCATATATTTTTGCCTTGGACACAGTGCGTGCCAATCAGATGCCCACCATGAGGCAACTGTATACCGCAGAGCGTTTGGCCCTGCTCAAGAATCTGACGGCGGAGGAGCAAGATAAGATTCCTGTGGAGGATTACACCTTTGAGGTTCTCATTGAGGTGGATGTCAAACAGATCTACCGGCACATGCAGCGGGCTCTGACCACCTACAAACAGGAGCATCAGGGACCCACCATTCTGTGCCTTCAAACGGCGCTGGCGGCGCGTAAACTCAGCTTGGCCATGCCGATCCTCCTGGAGTTTCCCCAGGCTCAGATTCACATCTCCGATGACGCTAGCTTGCTTTCTGGCCTGGATTGGCAGCGACAGGGCTCCAGGGCAGTGATACGTCATTTCCTAAATCTGAACAATGTCCTCGATTTGATGTTGGACCAGTGTCGCTACTTCCATGTGCCCATTGGCAATATGCCGCCGGATACTGTCCTGTTTGGAGCGGATCTTTTCTTCGCTCGATTGCTGCAGCGTCACAACTTTGTGCTGTGGTGGTCGGCGAGTACCAGACCAGATTTGGGTGGCCGGGAGGCGGACGACAGCCGGCTGTTGGCGGAATTCGAGGAGAGCATTAGTGTGGTGCAGAACAAGGCTGGTTTCTATCCGGATGTTTGCGTGGAACTGGCTCTGGACAGCCTGGCAGTGAGTGCCCTGCTCCAATCGATCAGGATTCAGGAAATGGAAGGCGCCTCCTCTGCCATTACCTTTGATGTGATGCCGCAGGTCTCGCTGGAGGAGATGATTGGCACAGTTCCAGCTGCCACCTTGCCGAGCTATGATGAAACTGCTCTCTGCTCCGCCGCCTTCCGCGTCATGCGCTCCATGGTGAATGGTTGGTTGCGAGAGGTATCCATCAATAGGAACATCTTCTCGGACTTCCAGATCGTGCACTTCTATCGATGGGTGCGCTCCAGCAATGCACTACTCTATGATCCTGCTTTGCGAAGATCTCTCAATAATCTAATGAGGAAGATGTTCTTGCGCATTATAGCCGAATTTAAGAGATTGGGCGCCACCATTATTTATGCGGACTTCAACAGGATTATCCTCAGTACGGGTAAGAAAACCGTCTCCGATGCCCTGGGCTACGTGGACTACATTGTGCAAAGCTTGAGGAACAAGGAGATGTTCCACTCCATCCAATTGAGCTTCGAACAATGCTGGAACTTTATGCTCTGGATGGACCAGGCAAATTTCTCGGGAATCAGGGGAAAGCTACCAAAGGGAATCGATGAGACAGTGTCGTCAATAGTTTCCACTACCATGATACGGGATTCAGAACGCAATCAAGACGACGAGGAGGATGAAGAAGAGGATTCGGAAAACCGAGACCCGGTGGAGGGCAACGAGGCAGAGCCGGATCAGGAGGATGAGCTGTCCCTGGAGCTCAACTGGACAATTGGCGAACACCTGCCCGATGAAAACGAGTGCCGCGAAAAGTTTGAATCCCTGCTGACGCTGTTCATGCAATCTTTGGCCGAAAAAAAGACCACCGAGCAGGCCATCAAGTACATCTCGCACTGCGCGTTCGACTTTATCCTGAAGCTGCACAAGAACTACGGCAAGGGCAAGCCCAGCCCGGGCCTGGAACTTATCCGCACTCTGATCAAGGCGTTGAGTGTGGACAAGACGCTGGCGGAGCAGATCAACGAGTTGCGCCGAAATATGCTGCGTCTGGTGGGGATTGGCGAGTTCTCGGACTTGGCAGAGTGGGAGGATCCCTGCGACAGTCACATCATCAACGAGGTCATCTGCAAAGCGTGTAATCACTGCAGAGATCTGGATCTCTGCAAGGACAAGCATCGCGCCATGAAAGATGGAGT ACCCGTTTGGCTGTGTGCCCAGTGCTATGTGGCCTATGATAACGAGGAGATCGAGATGAGGATGCTGGATGCCCTGCAGCGCAAGATGATGTCCTACGTGCTGCAGGATCTGCGCTGTTCGCGCTGCAGCGAGATCAAGCACGAGAATCTGGCAGAGTTCTGCACCTGCGCTGGCAACTTTGTGCCCCTCATCAGCGGGAAGGACATCCAGACGCTACTGGGAACATTCAGCAAAGTGGCTGCCAACCACAAGATGCAGTTGCTCCAGCAGACTGTTCATCAGGCGTTGACCACGCCACGATAG
- the LOC6607569 gene encoding 40S ribosomal protein S3, protein MNANLPISKKRKFVSDGIFKAELNEFLTRELAEDGYSGVEVRVTPSRTEIIIMATKTQQVLGEKGRRIRELTAMVQKRFNFETGRIELYAEKVASRGLCAIAQAESLRYKLTGGLAVRRACYGVLRYIMESGAKGCEVVVSGKLRGQRAKSMKFVDGLMIHSGDPCNDYVETATRHVLLRQGVLGIKVKVMLPYDPKNKIGPKKPLPDNVSVVEPKEEKIYETPETEYKIPPPSKPLDDLSEAKVL, encoded by the exons ATGAATGCGAACCTTCCGATTTCCAAGAAACGCAAG TTCGTTTCCGATGGCATCTTCAAGGCTGAATTGAACGAGTTCCTGACTCGCGAACTCGCCGAGGATGGCTACTCCGGCGTGGAGGTCCGTGTGACCCCCTCCCGCACTGAGATCATCATCATGGCCACCAAGACCCAGCAGGTGCTGGGCGAGAAGGGCCGTCGCATTCGGGAGCTGACCGCTATGGTGCAGAAGCGTTTCAACTTCGAGACCGGACGCATTGAGCTGTACGCCGAGAAGGTCGCCTCTCGTGGTCTGTGCGCCATTGCCCAGGCTGAGTCGCTGAGGTACAAGCTCACCGGAGGACTAGCCGTCCGTCGTGCTTGCTATGGTGTGCTCCGCTACATCATGGAGTCGGGAGCCAAGGGCTGCGAGGTCGTTGTGTCCGGCAAACTGCGTGGTCAGCGTGCCAAGTCGATGAAATTCGTCGATGGCCTGATGATCCACTCGGGAGATCCGTGCAACGACTACGTCGAGACCGCCACTCGTCATGTGCTCCTGCGCCAGGGAGTGCTCGGTATCAAGGTCAAGGTCATGTTGCCCTACGACCCCAAGAACAAGATCGGCCCCAAGAAGCCGCTGCCCGACAATGTGTCCGTTGTGGAGCCCAAGGAGGAGAAGATCTACGAGACGCCCGAGACCGAGTACAAGATCCCCCCGCCCAGCAAGCCACTGGACGATCTGTCCGAGGCGAAAGTTTTGTAA
- the LOC6607568 gene encoding protein SEC13 homolog, giving the protein MVSLLQEIDTEHEDMVHHAALDFYGLLLATCSSDGSVRIFHSRKNNKALAELKGHQGPVWQVAWAHPKFGNILASCSYDRKVIVWKSTTPRDWTKLYEYSNHDSSVNSVDFAPSEYGLVLACASSDGSVSVLTCNTEYGVWDAKKIPNAHTIGVNAISWCPAQAPDPAFDQRVTSRSAAVKRLVSGGCDNLVKIWREENDRWVEEHRLEAHSDWVRDVAWAPSIGLPRSQIATASQDRHVIVWSSNADLTEWTSTVLHTFDDAVWSISWSTTGNILAVTGGDNNVTLWKENTEGQWIRINYESGTAIQSKQPSHLPHSHSQQQQALQQHQQQAPSHPGPSSDSEHSSNLSNSQLSN; this is encoded by the exons ATGGTGAGCCTGCTGCAAGAGATCGACACCGAGCACGAGGACATGGTTCACCACGCAGCGCTGGACTTCTACGGCCTCCTGCTGGCCACCTGCTCCTCGGACGGCAGCGTCCGCATCTTCCACTCGCGCAAAAACAATAAGGCGCTCGCCGAGCTCAAGGGACACCAGGGACCAGTGTGGCAGGTGGCCTGGGCACATCCCAAGTTCGGTAACATCCTGGCATCGTGCTCCTACGACCGCAAGGTGATCGTCTGGAAGTCCacaacgccccgggattggaCAAAGCT CTACGAATACAGCAACCACGACTCCTCGGTGAACTCGGTGGACTTCGCGCCATCCGAGTACGGATTGGTGCTGGCCTGCGCCAGTTCGGATGGCTCGGTATCGGTGCTCACCTGCAACACGGAGTACGGTGTGTGGGATGCCAAGAAGATACCGAATGCGCACACGATCGGAGTGAATGCCATCTCGTGGTGCCCTGCCCAGGCACCAGATCCAGCCTTTGACCAGCGCGTAACGTCGCGATCGGCGGCCGTGAAGCGCCTAGTGAGCGGTGGTTGCGATAATTTGGTGAAGATTTGGCGCGAGGAGAACGACCGCTGGGTGGAGGAGCACCGACTGGAGGCGCACTCGGATTGGGTGCGCGACGTGGCCTGGGCGCCGTCGATCGGACTGCCCCGCTCGCAGATTGCCACGGCTTCGCAGGATCGCCATGTGATCGTGTGGAGCAGCAACGCAGATCTGACCGAGTGGACCTCGACTGTGCTGCACACATTCGATGATGCCGTGTGGAGCATCTCGTGGTCAACCACCGGCAACATTCTTGCCGTCACCGGTGGGGACAACAATGTCACATTGTGGAAGGAGAACACGGAGGGCCAATGGATCCGCATCAACTACGAGTCGGGCACGGCCATCCAGTCGAAGCAGCCCTCGCACCTTCCCCATTCCCactcccagcagcagcaggcgctaCAACAGCACCAACAGCAGGCGCCATCGCATCCAGGTCCTTCCTCCGATTCGGAGCACAGCTCGAACCTGTCCAACTCGCAACTATCCAACTGA
- the LOC6607567 gene encoding ATP synthase-coupling factor 6, mitochondrial, with protein sequence MLSQSLLSGMRVLRTEARRNFGIVAPALSKASDPIQQLFLDKVREYKQKSAGGKLVDSNPDIERELKTELDRVAKQFGSDGKTDMLKFPEFQFPDVKVDPITQAPQ encoded by the exons ATGCTGTCGCAATCCCTGCTGAGTGGCATGCGTGTCCTGCGCACAGAGGCCCGCCGTAACTTCGGAATCGTTGCCCCCGCCCTGAGCAAGGCCTCCGATCCCATCCAGCAGCTGTTCCTGGACAAAGTGCGCGAGTACAAGCAGAAGAGCGC CGGTGGCAAGCTGGTGGACTCCAATCCCGATATTGAGCGTGAGCTGAAGACCGAACTGGACCGTGTGGCCAAGCAGTTTGGCAGCGATGGCAAGACCGACATGCTGAAGTTCCCCGAATTCCAGTTCCCCGATGTTAAGGTGGACCCCATCACCCAGGCCCCCCAGTAG